The following are from one region of the Andrena cerasifolii isolate SP2316 chromosome 1, iyAndCera1_principal, whole genome shotgun sequence genome:
- the LOC143369589 gene encoding uncharacterized protein LOC143369589: MSCHLCEAKIRRTSTLPPRCYHRKPPPFVCPKYGCPPPEEYPPPPCCSTCPPCPPLICKPRPEPPRPPPTLCIAAPCPEPPGPVPHHCSSPKIPPPASCVRYCLRSTCGQTTYAPCYFSDLPKCPRANTC; encoded by the exons ATGTCTTGTCACCTGTGCGAAGCGAAAATCCGGCGAACCAGCACCCTGCCTCCGCGGTGTTATCACCGCAAGCCGCCACCATTCGTTTGCCCGAAATACGGTTGCCCTCCTCCGGAGGAATATCCGCCCCCACCTTGTTGTTCTACTTGCCCTCCGTGTCCGCCTCTG ATATGCAAACCACGACCAGAACCGCCTCGTCCACCACCCACTCTCTGCATCGCTGCCCCATGTCCTGAACCTCCTGGACCAGTGCCACACCATTGCTCAAGTCCGAAAATACCACCACCAGCTTCTTGCGTGCGGTACTGTCTTCGTTCCACGTGTGGACAAACCACCTATGCTCCTTGTTACTTTTCTGATTTGCCTAAGTGTCCTCGTGCAAACACTTGTTGA